The proteins below are encoded in one region of Thermosulfurimonas marina:
- a CDS encoding response regulator transcription factor yields MAARVLIVEDEPEVAELERRAFEREGFRAEVAGSASEAFRRLAHGFPDLVILDLMLPDQDGLEILKFLRFRKELSRVPVIIVSARGEEVDRVLGFELGADDYVVKPFSPRELVLRAKAILKRLRPPSEGQILAHGPLRLFPEEFRAEVEGQEVRLTPMEFKLLQTFMEAPGRVFSRETLLEKVWGYTYQGYARTVDTHVKRLRKKLGPAASLLETIWGVGYRLRSLSGE; encoded by the coding sequence ATGGCCGCCCGAGTCCTTATTGTAGAAGATGAGCCGGAGGTGGCAGAACTTGAGCGACGGGCCTTTGAGCGGGAGGGGTTCCGGGCCGAGGTGGCCGGAAGCGCCTCTGAGGCCTTTCGTCGGCTGGCCCATGGATTTCCGGACCTGGTGATCCTGGATCTCATGCTCCCCGACCAGGACGGACTGGAGATCCTGAAGTTTCTTCGGTTTCGGAAGGAGCTTTCCCGGGTCCCGGTGATCATCGTCTCCGCCCGGGGAGAAGAAGTGGATCGGGTTTTAGGGTTTGAACTGGGGGCCGATGACTATGTGGTCAAGCCTTTTAGCCCCCGGGAGCTGGTACTGCGGGCCAAGGCCATCCTTAAACGCCTGCGGCCTCCTTCGGAAGGCCAGATCCTGGCCCACGGTCCCTTGCGGCTTTTCCCCGAGGAATTTCGGGCCGAGGTAGAAGGCCAGGAAGTAAGGCTCACCCCCATGGAATTTAAACTTCTGCAGACCTTTATGGAGGCCCCGGGGCGGGTCTTCTCTCGGGAGACCCTTCTGGAAAAGGTTTGGGGATACACCTACCAAGGCTACGCCCGCACCGTGGACACCCATGTGAAACGACTGCGAAAGAAACTGGGGCCCGCGGCCTCCCTTCTGGAAACCATCTGGGGGGTGGGATATCGTCTGCGCTCTCTTTCGGGAGAATGA
- the pstB gene encoding phosphate ABC transporter ATP-binding protein PstB, translated as MGAKAIVDPKEPAIFDIRNLWAYYGEKPAIREVTVKIPEKKVTAVMGPSGCGKTTFIRCLNRLHELTPGARVEGEIYLKGENILDLDPVLVRRRVGMVFQRPNPFPTMTIYDNVLAGYKLLGIRLRREEADRIVEEALRKAALWEEVKDSLHKRGTYLSGGQQQRLCIARALAINPEVLLMDEPTSALDPKSTAKIEELVVELKRSVTIVIVTHNIAQAGRVSDYTAFFYLGELVEFGPTSQVFTVPRDPRTEDFLKGKFG; from the coding sequence ATGGGCGCTAAGGCTATAGTGGACCCTAAAGAGCCGGCCATCTTCGACATCCGCAATCTTTGGGCCTATTACGGAGAGAAACCGGCCATCCGGGAGGTCACGGTCAAGATCCCCGAAAAGAAGGTCACCGCGGTTATGGGCCCTTCGGGTTGCGGGAAGACCACCTTCATCCGTTGCCTCAACCGCCTGCATGAGCTCACTCCCGGGGCCCGAGTGGAAGGGGAGATCTACCTCAAAGGGGAAAACATCCTGGATCTGGATCCGGTGCTGGTCCGGCGCCGGGTGGGCATGGTCTTCCAACGCCCCAATCCCTTTCCCACCATGACCATCTACGACAACGTCCTTGCCGGCTACAAGCTCTTGGGGATACGCCTTCGGCGGGAAGAGGCCGACCGGATCGTGGAGGAGGCCCTGCGCAAGGCCGCCCTCTGGGAGGAGGTCAAGGACAGTCTCCACAAACGGGGGACCTATCTTTCCGGGGGACAACAGCAGCGGCTCTGCATCGCCCGGGCCCTGGCCATAAATCCCGAGGTCCTCCTCATGGACGAGCCTACCTCGGCCCTGGATCCCAAGTCCACGGCCAAGATCGAGGAACTGGTGGTGGAGCTCAAGCGTAGCGTGACCATCGTGATCGTGACCCATAACATTGCCCAGGCTGGACGGGTTTCCGATTATACGGCCTTTTTCTATTTGGGGGAGTTGGTGGAATTTGGCCCCACTTCCCAGGTCTTTACCGTGCCCCGGGATCCCCGGACAGAGGATTTTCTCAAGGGGAAGTTCGGATGA
- a CDS encoding FeoA family protein has translation MENLVTLDELRTGEEGLIVKVLGNGAFRQRLLEMGFLPGTRIRVIRYAPLEDPVEYEIKGYHVALRHEEAAKVLVEKCPKS, from the coding sequence ATGGAAAATCTGGTTACCCTCGACGAATTGCGGACCGGGGAGGAAGGCCTTATCGTCAAGGTTTTGGGAAACGGGGCCTTTCGGCAGCGTCTTCTGGAGATGGGGTTTTTGCCCGGAACCCGCATCCGGGTTATCCGTTACGCCCCCCTTGAGGACCCGGTGGAATACGAAATCAAGGGCTACCACGTGGCTTTGCGACACGAAGAGGCGGCCAAGGTCCTGGTGGAGAAATGTCCGAAGTCGTAG
- a CDS encoding sensor histidine kinase: MWRKFLGKKAPSPAPVSEEGASLPLEEILQEWPLPAAVVDRQRGVPWSSRALKALSPSGELQHLLELPFSELVEIHRRLFEEGEVEEEVEYRERAFRVLGRRISSELAVLALVEVTRERTLEKELRFLASTLAHEFRTPLTALQGYVEALEEELPAEGYPREILSAIREHLHRLTRLVKELLELSRLSGRDLRCEALPVAALLQALRRAAEPLLQPKGLRLEIHPEKDLTVRGDPDYLVQALLKVLENAVRYSPEGGRIIIEVRSQGKKVRIAIRDEGPGVPEELRSRIFEPLVRGKNSPGLGLGLALARRLVCLQGGDLLLEPSGQGATFVFLLPVSSPEVQNFATGKG, from the coding sequence TTGTGGCGTAAATTCCTGGGCAAAAAGGCCCCTTCTCCGGCGCCGGTCTCTGAAGAAGGGGCCTCTTTGCCCTTAGAGGAGATCCTGCAGGAATGGCCTCTTCCGGCGGCCGTGGTGGACCGCCAGCGGGGAGTACCCTGGTCCAGCCGGGCCTTGAAGGCCCTTTCCCCCTCTGGAGAACTCCAGCATCTCCTCGAACTTCCCTTTTCGGAACTGGTAGAGATCCATCGTCGGCTCTTTGAGGAGGGCGAAGTAGAAGAGGAGGTCGAGTACCGGGAAAGAGCCTTCCGGGTGCTCGGCCGGCGCATATCCTCGGAGCTTGCGGTCCTCGCCCTGGTGGAGGTCACCCGAGAGCGCACCCTGGAGAAAGAGCTCCGCTTCCTGGCCTCCACCCTGGCCCATGAATTTCGCACCCCTCTTACGGCCCTCCAGGGATATGTGGAGGCCCTGGAGGAGGAGCTTCCGGCCGAAGGCTATCCTCGGGAGATCCTCTCGGCCATTCGGGAGCATCTCCACCGCCTCACCCGCCTGGTCAAAGAACTTCTGGAACTTTCGCGCCTTTCCGGTCGAGATCTCCGGTGCGAAGCCCTTCCGGTGGCGGCCCTCCTTCAGGCCCTACGCCGGGCGGCCGAACCCCTCCTTCAGCCCAAGGGCCTCCGGCTGGAAATCCATCCGGAAAAAGATCTTACGGTGCGGGGAGACCCGGACTATCTGGTACAGGCCCTCCTCAAGGTGCTGGAAAACGCCGTGCGTTACAGTCCGGAGGGGGGCCGGATCATCATAGAGGTGCGCAGTCAGGGAAAGAAAGTCCGGATAGCTATTCGGGACGAAGGGCCGGGGGTGCCGGAGGAGCTGCGGTCCCGGATCTTTGAGCCCCTGGTGCGGGGGAAAAATTCTCCGGGCCTGGGCCTGGGCCTGGCCCTGGCCCGGCGCCTGGTGTGCCTCCAGGGAGGGGATCTTCTTCTGGAGCCCTCCGGGCAGGGGGCCACCTTCGTCTTTCTGCTCCCGGTTTCGTCGCCGGAGGTTCAAAATTTTGCCACAGGAAAAGGATAG
- the pstC gene encoding phosphate ABC transporter permease subunit PstC: protein MRLADPDRVFRYLCWALAVGLVVLVLAVGLTLLWGSLPSIKAFGGRFLWGRVWDPVNEEFGALPFIVGTLVTSLAALVLALPFALSSGIFLAEYAPPRLAGLLASLVELLAGIPSVIYGLWALYYLVPLVRWIEMRLGVPPFGLGLPSASLVLAIMILPYAASITREVLRLVPQELKEAAYGLGATKWEVIRRVCLPYGLSGIVAGLLLSLGRALGETMAVTMVIGNRSEMPQSPWDLANTMASVIANEFTEASKDLHLSALIEIGLLLFLITLVVNTLARIIIVRLEVR, encoded by the coding sequence ATGCGTTTGGCCGACCCGGATCGAGTATTTCGATACTTGTGTTGGGCCCTGGCGGTGGGCCTGGTAGTCCTGGTGCTGGCCGTAGGGCTCACCCTCCTCTGGGGAAGCCTTCCCAGTATCAAGGCCTTTGGAGGGCGTTTCCTTTGGGGGCGGGTATGGGATCCGGTAAACGAAGAATTCGGAGCCCTGCCTTTCATCGTGGGCACCCTGGTCACCTCTCTGGCCGCCCTGGTCCTGGCTTTGCCTTTTGCCCTTTCTTCCGGGATCTTCCTTGCGGAATATGCCCCGCCGAGGCTGGCTGGGCTCCTGGCCTCCCTGGTGGAACTTTTAGCGGGGATCCCTTCGGTGATTTACGGCCTCTGGGCCCTCTATTATCTGGTACCTCTGGTGCGCTGGATAGAAATGCGCCTGGGGGTCCCCCCCTTCGGGCTGGGACTACCCTCGGCCTCTCTGGTTTTGGCCATCATGATTCTCCCCTATGCGGCCTCCATTACCCGGGAGGTCTTGCGCCTGGTGCCTCAGGAACTGAAGGAGGCGGCCTACGGCCTGGGGGCCACCAAGTGGGAGGTCATTCGCCGAGTATGTCTCCCTTATGGTCTTTCGGGAATCGTGGCCGGTCTTCTCCTTTCCCTGGGTCGGGCCCTGGGAGAGACCATGGCCGTAACCATGGTGATCGGAAACCGCTCGGAAATGCCGCAAAGCCCCTGGGATCTGGCCAATACCATGGCCAGTGTCATCGCCAACGAGTTCACCGAGGCCTCCAAGGACCTCCACCTTTCGGCCCTGATCGAGATCGGCCTCCTCCTCTTTCTCATCACTTTGGTGGTGAACACCCTGGCCCGCATAATTATCGTGAGGCTTGAGGTGCGATGA
- the pstA gene encoding phosphate ABC transporter permease PstA: MRPLWWRKFKDRLALAVIFLLALFPALPLFHILYGIFKQGLPALSWEFFTSLPKPPGEEGGGVGNALVGTLMLSLLASLMAVPVGVLCGIYLSEFSRGKFGEVVRICADVLQGVPSIVLGIVAYLWVVKPMGHFSALSGAVALAIMMLPVIVRSTEEILKRIPEALREASLALGVNYWRTVLKVLLPTGLVGITTGILLSLARIMGETAPLLFTAFGNPFWNLNPLQPVEALPLTVFKYAISPYPEWVRQAWGASAVLTLLVLGLNLFSRFLARRLGGNGR, translated from the coding sequence ATGAGACCCCTCTGGTGGCGCAAGTTCAAAGACCGCCTGGCCCTTGCGGTCATCTTTCTCCTGGCCCTCTTTCCGGCTCTGCCCCTTTTCCACATTCTTTACGGGATTTTTAAGCAGGGTCTTCCGGCCCTTTCCTGGGAATTCTTTACCAGTCTCCCCAAGCCTCCGGGTGAGGAAGGGGGAGGGGTGGGCAACGCCCTGGTGGGCACCCTCATGCTTTCCCTTCTGGCCTCCCTCATGGCGGTCCCGGTGGGGGTCCTCTGCGGGATCTATCTTTCGGAATTTTCCCGGGGGAAATTCGGGGAGGTGGTGCGCATCTGCGCGGACGTGCTCCAGGGGGTGCCCTCCATCGTGCTGGGGATCGTGGCCTATCTCTGGGTGGTCAAACCCATGGGGCACTTTTCGGCCCTTTCCGGGGCCGTGGCTTTGGCCATCATGATGCTTCCGGTAATCGTGCGTTCCACGGAGGAGATCCTCAAACGCATTCCGGAGGCCTTGCGGGAGGCCTCCCTGGCCCTGGGGGTGAACTACTGGCGCACGGTGCTCAAGGTCCTCCTTCCCACGGGCCTGGTGGGGATCACCACGGGCATCCTCCTTTCCCTGGCCCGGATCATGGGAGAGACCGCGCCCCTTCTTTTCACGGCCTTCGGCAACCCCTTCTGGAACCTCAATCCCCTACAACCGGTAGAGGCCCTGCCCCTTACGGTCTTCAAATACGCCATCAGCCCTTATCCCGAATGGGTGCGCCAGGCCTGGGGGGCTAGCGCGGTCCTCACCCTGCTGGTTCTGGGGCTGAATCTCTTTTCCCGATTCCTGGCCCGGAGGCTCGGAGGAAATGGGCGCTAA
- a CDS encoding Fur family transcriptional regulator, giving the protein MSQPSEMEIFREFIRKKGLRYTPEREIILREILKIHDHFDVDELYLRLRNQGHRISKASIYRTLPLLIECGLVQEVYQEDGHMHYEHIYGHEPHAHFRCLSCRRVEEFQDERLEEVAEEFRRKHGAEIKRVRYELLGYCAACLKEG; this is encoded by the coding sequence ATGTCGCAGCCTTCGGAGATGGAAATTTTCCGGGAATTCATTCGCAAAAAAGGTCTCCGCTATACCCCGGAAAGGGAGATCATTCTGCGGGAAATTCTTAAGATCCACGATCACTTCGATGTGGACGAGCTTTATCTCCGTCTCCGCAATCAGGGACATCGCATCTCCAAGGCCTCCATTTATCGTACCCTGCCTCTTCTTATCGAGTGTGGTCTGGTCCAGGAGGTCTATCAGGAGGACGGCCACATGCACTACGAGCACATTTACGGACATGAGCCGCATGCCCACTTTCGCTGTCTCTCCTGCCGTCGGGTGGAGGAATTCCAGGACGAACGCCTGGAGGAGGTGGCTGAAGAATTCCGGAGGAAACACGGCGCGGAGATCAAGAGGGTGCGCTACGAACTTCTGGGCTATTGTGCAGCCTGTCTTAAGGAGGGCTAG
- the pstS gene encoding phosphate ABC transporter substrate-binding protein PstS yields the protein MRKWIWVLVLLLGAFSGSALAEKITLLGAGATFPYPLYSKWFYVYYQKTGIKVNYQSIGSGGGIRQILARTVDFGASDAPMTEEELAKAPAEILHIPMALGAVVISYNLPGVPSGLKLTPEVLADIFLGKIRRWNDPRIVKLNPGLRLPGLPIVVVHRSDGSGTTFNFTYYLAQVSPEWKKRVGYGKAVRWPTGLGGKGNEGVTGYLKQLPGAIGYIELAYAHQNHLPVVALQNKSGNFILPTLKAISAAAKTKIPPDTRIILVNTDAPDGYPLSALTWILVYKEQAYNGRSFERAKALVDLLWWCVHEGQQYNESLLYARLPENLVRIDEGLIRSITYQGKPILGGCPGK from the coding sequence ATGCGGAAATGGATTTGGGTCCTGGTCCTTCTTCTGGGAGCTTTCTCCGGATCGGCTCTGGCGGAAAAGATAACCCTCCTTGGGGCCGGAGCCACTTTTCCCTACCCTCTCTATTCTAAATGGTTCTATGTGTACTACCAGAAGACCGGGATAAAAGTGAACTATCAGTCCATCGGCTCCGGGGGAGGTATCCGCCAGATTCTGGCCCGCACCGTGGATTTCGGGGCCTCAGACGCCCCCATGACCGAGGAGGAACTGGCCAAGGCCCCGGCCGAGATTTTACATATCCCCATGGCCTTAGGGGCCGTGGTGATCTCCTACAACCTCCCCGGGGTACCCTCCGGACTCAAGCTTACCCCGGAGGTCCTGGCGGACATCTTTCTGGGAAAGATCCGCAGGTGGAACGATCCCCGGATTGTCAAGCTCAATCCGGGCCTGCGCCTTCCGGGTTTGCCCATCGTGGTGGTCCATCGTTCCGACGGCTCCGGGACCACCTTCAATTTTACCTACTACCTGGCCCAGGTGAGCCCGGAGTGGAAAAAGCGCGTGGGCTATGGCAAGGCCGTGCGCTGGCCCACGGGTCTGGGAGGCAAAGGTAACGAGGGGGTCACCGGTTATCTAAAACAGCTCCCCGGGGCCATCGGCTATATCGAACTGGCCTACGCTCACCAGAACCACCTTCCCGTGGTGGCCCTCCAAAACAAGTCCGGGAATTTCATCCTTCCCACCCTTAAGGCCATCTCTGCCGCGGCCAAGACCAAGATTCCCCCGGACACGCGGATCATCCTGGTCAATACCGACGCCCCCGACGGTTATCCCCTTTCAGCCCTCACCTGGATCCTGGTCTACAAGGAACAGGCCTATAACGGGCGCTCCTTTGAACGGGCCAAGGCCTTGGTGGACCTCCTCTGGTGGTGTGTGCATGAGGGCCAGCAATACAATGAAAGTCTGCTTTATGCCCGTCTTCCGGAAAACCTGGTCCGGATCGATGAAGGGCTGATCCGTTCCATCACCTATCAAGGAAAACCCATCCTTGGGGGCTGTCCCGGAAAATAG
- a CDS encoding TMEM165/GDT1 family protein translates to MMKTFLAALITVFLAELGDKTQLATLALAAREGRFWPVFLVAALALVLAAALGAAAGKFLGELLPLRYLRILSGGLFVLLGILILWGKI, encoded by the coding sequence ATGATGAAGACCTTCCTGGCCGCCCTTATTACGGTTTTTTTGGCCGAACTGGGAGACAAGACCCAGCTGGCCACCCTGGCCCTTGCGGCCCGGGAAGGGCGTTTTTGGCCCGTCTTTTTGGTAGCAGCCCTGGCCCTGGTTCTGGCTGCGGCTTTAGGGGCAGCCGCCGGAAAATTTCTGGGAGAACTCCTCCCTTTGAGGTACCTCCGGATCCTTTCCGGGGGCCTTTTCGTTCTCCTGGGAATTTTGATCCTCTGGGGAAAGATCTGA